The DNA region ACATCCCAAGGCAGATTGTAGATGGCGCCGTGACCAAATTTTGGTAGCGGAGTGGGGAGTCGGTGTCCCAATTCACGGCCGGCTTTGAGATAATGATCGAACGCGATTTTGCCTAAGACCACGACCACCCGTACGGCCTTCAACAACTGGACTTCACGAACGACGAATGGCCGACAGGCGATAAACTCCTTCGGTGTCGGTTTGTTTGCCGGAGGCGCGCATCGGACGGTTGCACCAATATAACAGTCTGTGAGTGCAAGCCCGTCCCCCACATGTGTAGAGGTGGCCTGATTGGCGAACCCGAAGTGATGCAATGCCTCATAAAGCCAATCTCCGCTTCGATCTCCCGTAAACACGCGTCCGGTTCTGTTCCCTCCATGCGCGGCCGGCGCAAGACCCAAAATGTATAGCCTGGCATTCGGATCACCGAATCCGGGAATAGGCTTGCCCCAGTATGTCCAATCCCGGAACTGCCGTCGCTTGGACTGGGCGACGGCTCCGCGGTAGGCCACCAATCTGGGGCACTGAGTGCAGGCGACAATGTCGGCATTCAGCAATGGGAGCGTAGACATCGAATCGAAGTGTATCAAAACCAGGAGTTCCTTGTCGCTCGACGACCTTGTTGATAGCATGAGTGCTCAAGTGTGACGAAAGGACTATCTCGGATGCGGAACAATGACTGGGGGCTACGGGCCTGTATCGTCGGTGTCACCATCTTACTGGGACTGGCGCCCTTGTTCGCGGAGGTGTCGGGGGACTCGAAAACTGCCGTGCCATCAGCTTCGAAACCGCATGAGGATCATCCTTCGCCGGCGAATGATCTCCCGCCGATTCCGTCACCCGCTGAAGCAGAGATCGCTCCCGAACTTGAGGACCGATTAGTGATCCTTCCCGAAATCAAGCGAGAAGGAGAACGGTTTTTCCTCAGTTCCTTCAAGCTGCCCGACAAGCTAAGCTTTGCCGGGCAATCGATTCCTTTGGATAATTGGCAGGTGCGGGAACGGATCGAATACGAGTTCTATCAGTTTCTCGAAGATCAGGGCGAAAGCATCATTCTCGCCAAACGAACCGGGCGATGTTTTGCACCGGCCGAGAAGCAGCTGGCTGAGTCAGGATTGCCGGACGATTTGAAATACATGCTCTTGGTAGAAAGTAAGTGCATCGCGGCGGCGTATTCCCGCGCAAAGGCCTCGGGTCCGTGGCAGTTCATCAATTCGACCGGGCGGCGCTATAAGTTGCATAACGAACGCTGGCTTGATGAGCGCCGCAACCTTGAGATGTCCACGGAAGCCGCGATCAAGTACCTCCGGTACCTCAGGGATTTGTATCAGGGAGATTGGTTCCTCGCGATGGCTTCCTATAACGCCGGGGAAGACCGTGTACGCAAGTTGCTGAAGGAACAGAATGTCAGTGACTACTGGCGCATGCATGGCCCGCGGGAGACCATGCGCTATGTCGCGCGTATCATCGCGGCCAAAGAAATCTATTCGCAGCCCGAAAAATATTTGGGCCTGACCAAGAAGGATCTCTATCCTCCCCTTGAAACAGAAACGGTGACGGTGACGATCAAGGAGGCGCAGCGGCGACTCACCTCGATCGCCGAGGAATACGGAACCTACTTTCTTGAGTTGAAGATGCTCAATCCCGAGTTCACCAAGGATTACTTGCCAAAGGGGACGTATCAGGTTAAGGTGCCGCGACAAACGTGTCCCAATCGTTGTTTCAAACAGGACAAACTTCCGTAGCTCGCATGATGCAGATCGGCGTCCGGCAGCCACGAGCCAAAGCTGTCCTCTCCAGGCTGTGTCGGGCGGGCTTGCAGGCCGTTGATCCCTACGAGGCAGTCTGCCGGCAGGTTCGGGTCCGTCACGACCAACTCACGATCGGTTCTCACCAGTACTCTCTCGCAAGGATAAGCCGCATCGTCGTCGTCGGAGCCGGTAAGGCATCCGCGCGAATGGCCCAGGCACTCGAACTCCGGTTGGGTGCGCGGATCAATACTGGCCTGGTGGTCGTGAAGTATGGGCACGGCGCTCCAACCAACACCATTCGTATCGTTGAAGCGGGACATCCGATTCCCGACGCTGCCGGTCTGCAGGCTGGTCGCATGATGATGGACCTGGTGCGGACGTTAACGCCAGACGATCTCCTGATCGTGCTGCTGTCCGGCGGTGCGTCCAGCCTCCTCCCGGCACCCGTGCCCGGCATCAGTCTGAAAGACAAACAACAGACGACGAAATTGCTGCTCCGATCCGGGGCCACGATTCAGGAAATCAACGCGGTGCGTAAGCATCTCTCCTGTATCAAAGGCGGACAACTTGCGGCTGCGACCAAGGCGCGCGTGGCCAGCGTGCTCTTATCGGATGTCATCGGGAATGACTTGGGGACGATCGGATCCGGGCCAACAGCCCCCGATCCGACCACGTTTCGGGATGCTTCGGAGATTGTGGCGCGATATGGCGTTGTTCGGACGATTCCTGCGTCGGTGCGCCGTTACCTGGCAGCAGGCCTGAAGAAAGATGCCCCGGAGACACCGAAGCCAGGAGCAACGCTGTTTCGTCGAGTGGATCATATCTTGATTGGAGACAATCGGGCAGCAGTTGACGCCGTGGATGAAGCGGCGAAACGCGAGGGACTACGTACGCTGGTTCTTGCCACGAGCCTTACGGGCGAGGCGCGAGAACTCGCCAAATTCTTCGGCGCGATGGCTCGTGAGATTGCTGGACAGGGCCGTCCGATCCGCCGTCCCTGTTGCGTGATTGCCGGAGGCGAGCCGACCGTCACGGTTCGCGGCCAAGGCACGGGGGGAAGGGCACAGGAGTTTGCGCTTGCCGCCGCGGCCGAGATTGTCGGGCTGAAGCAGATCTGGGTGGTGGGATTCGCCACCGACGGAACCGACGGGCCAACGACAGTGGCTGGTGCGGTCGTCGATGGTCAGACCGTTGCTCACGCACAGCGCCGGAAGCAGAGCCTCGCACGCGCGCTCCGGGAAAACGATGCGCACGCCTTCTTTCACGCACTCCGAGGGCATATCGTGACCGGGCCAACCGGCACCAATGTGAACGACCTTTACCTCCTCCTCGCTCTCTAGCTACTATTCCGATCCATGGCCGATCCATTTCTGCTACCGCTTGAGAGTAGCGTCGAACTACGTCTCGTCGGAGGGAAGGCTGCAGGCCTGAGAAAATTGCAGGCTGCGGGATTCTCGGTGCCGCGGGGGCTGTGCGCGACTACGTCTCTCTATGAACATTGCCTGAGTGTTGCCGGAATCGACACCGCCGTAGAGTGGAAGACCATGGTGGGCGCCACTGAGGTGCAACGAGCAACAGAACGGGCGCGCATTCAGCAGCGCTTGATGGCGATCACCTGGCCGTCTGGCTTTCCAGACGAGTTGGAGTCGCAGCTTGTCGAACTGAGTCACAGTGCGGAGGCACGATGGGCTGTACGGTCATCCGCGACCAACGAAGATGCGGCGCATGCGAGTGCGGCAGGACTCTATGCTACGTTCTTGGGGCAGTCGTCCGCAGAGGTCCTCCAGGCGATCAGAAGTTGTTGGCTGTCGCTCTGGGAGGAGCAGGTTCTGCAGTATCTGTTGCGGGCTGAAGGAGCCTCTCCCTGTCCTGCAATGGCAGTGGTGATTCAGCCCATGGTCCGTGCTGTGGCGGCGGGTGTGGCCTACTCCATCCATCCTCTGACGGGACGAACCTCCCAAGTGCTTATTAATGCCGTGCCCGGCCTTGCATCGGCCCTCGTTGGCGGTGAAGTGACTCCCGATCAGTACATGGTGGAGATGAATGAGGAAGAGTGCCGGCCGATCCGCATACGGCGACGCCATCTGGTTTGCAAGCAGCAGAAGTTGGTGGCTGGTGCAGAGGGGGTGCACAGTGAGACGATTCCCGAGCCACAACAACAGCAGTCCTCGCTATCCGACGGGCAACTCCATGAGCTGGCTCGACTCTCCAAGCAGGTGGAGCGCGCCTTTGGGCATCCGATCGATCTTGAATGGGTCTGGGACACCGAACGGGTGTGGGTGGTGCAGGCGCGTCCGATTACCGGCGTGCAGCCTCTCCCGACTCTGACCAATGATGAGTGCGAGTGGACGCGCGCAAACTTGAAAGAAACGATGCCGGAACTGCCGAGCCCGCTGGGACTGTCCTTCCTGGAGCGATTCATGGATGCCTACATCATCGGACCATACCGCCGACTCGGTTGTACGGTGCCGGATGGGCTGACGTCGGTTCGGGTGTTACACGGGCGTCCCTATCTCAATGTTACCCTGTTTTACACGCTGGTCTCACAGTTGCGTGGCAATCCCGCGTTCTTGACCGAACAGATGGGTGGTGAGCCACTGACCTTCATGCCACCGGTGCGGACGCTCGGAGGGTTCGCGTTGGTTCGCGCCGGATTCGCGATCATGCGCGAATGGCGCAGGGTCGTGCGGGAGGGACCGCGGATCTTCGAGGCGATGAAGGCGATGGCGGAGACCATTCGATCTGACCAGCTTCAGCAGTCGTCCGTGAGCGAGTTGAGCGAACGTCTCGATGGACTGGGGCGCTGGCTCGATGCGCACGAATTGACCTATGGGATTGCCGGCGGAGTCGCGCAAAGTCTTCAGGCCATGGGGACGTTCCTTCCGGGGTGGCTCGGTTCGGACTGGCGGGAGTTGCTCAACGCGTCATTGCAAGGGCAGGGGACGGTGATCAGCGCCCAGCAGATCGTTCGTCTAGCCGAATTGGCGGAGGTCGCCCTTGAGGAAGGCTTGGTACGGCGGTGGTTCCTCGATGAGGCCTGGACCGCGACAGGGTTTCGTGATGCGCTCGCACGCACCAGCTTTCTGGAGCACTTTGAACGGTATCTGGCAGACTATGGCCATCGGGCGGTCGGAGAGTCAGACATCATGTCGTTGCGAATGACGGATCAACCCGAAACAGTCTTGTCGGTCCTGCGAACCCAGTTGCGTACCGGGGAGGTGACACCAGCGCGGGATATTCTTGCCCGGCAGGCCGAGGGACGGCAGGAGGCGCTGGCGGAGATTCAGCGACGTTTCGGCTGGCGTCGGCACCGGTTGGCGGTCTTTCGGTGGTGGCATCGGCGGCTCACGAGATTTTCTGTGTTGCGGGAAGCGAACCGCCATCATCTTATGTACTATTCGTTGGCCGTGCGGCGGCTCTTGCTGCAACTCGGGGCACGCATGGTAGAACGAGGTGTGCTGACGGAGCCTGACGACGTCTTTTACCTGACCATGGACGAACAGGCAGCCCTGAGTGGGGATGACCGTCGTGATTGGCTGGCGCTTGTACGTGCGCGACGTGAGGAGCGGGCGCGGAACGGACAGCTGCACGTGCCGGATACAATTCGAGATTGGGAGGCGGTCCTTCAGGCGAGCGATCCATCCTCTGGCTTGGAAACGGAGGGGGCGTTGAGGGGTATCCCAATAAGTGCCGGCGTGGCGACCGGCCCAGTCCGTGTCGTCCATTCCACGGCAGACTGGGGGCGAGTGAGTCCGGGCGATATCCTGGTGGTTCCGGTAATCGATCCGGGGATGGCGCCGCTGTTTGGCCTGGCTGCCGGTGTGATCGCGGAAATGGGAGGGACTTTGTCGCACGGAGCGATCATTGCTCGCGAGTACGGCCTTCCGGTCCTGGTCAATGTGCCCTATGCCACCAGTCTTCTGCGCGAACATGACTGGGTCACAATCGTCAGTTCGACGGGCACAATCAACCGAGTGATCCCTTGACGTTTCGTTGTGTTTTTCGTACTCTCTACGCGATTTCCCTACAATTTGTGGTAGACGGAATTCCCGCATCGCGGTGTGCTCGTAGGGAAGCCCCATGATTGATCTCGCCTCCACAACGTTTGTCGTTGGCGCCGTTGCCGGCCTTGGGGTAGGAGCCTTGACCGCCGGATGGTGGGTAACGGTCCGTATGCAATCCCGAACTCACGAACTGGTCCTCGAAAGCCGTGAGCGTGCGCAGCGGTCCGATACCTTGGCCACGACACTCCATGAGCGTGTGACTCAGCAAGTGTCGGAGTTGGGGCAACTGCGTCACGAGTTGGCAGATGCTCAGGTGGGGCGAACGCGGGCGGAAACACGGGTGGAGGCGATCTCTCGAAGCCTGGACGAACAAAAGGCATTGTTTGCACAGGCGCGTCAGGAACTCCACGACTCCTTTGAGGCCTTATCGGGGCAGGCCTTGAAACAGAATAACGAGGCGTTCCTCAAGCTTGCCCGCACGTCATTCGAGACCCTGCAGTCGGAAGCCAGGGGAGAATTGTCGCAACGTCATCAGGCCATCGGCGAATTGGTGAAACCGCTGGAGGAGTCGTTGCAACGGTACCAGGAGCAGCTGCAGCAGGCCGAGCTGGTTCGCCAGCGTGAGCATGGGGGGCTTGATCAGCAGTTGAAGTTCATGGCCGAATCCCATCACCGGCTCCAGCAGGAAACCGGCAATCTGGTCAGAGCCTTACGTGCGCCGGCCGTACGTGGACGCTGGGGTGAAATGACGCTCCGCCGGGTGGCTGAACTGGCCGGCATGGTGATGCATTGCGATTTCGCAGAGCAGGATTCAGTCGGATCGGCGGAAGGCCTTCTTCGTCCGGACATGGTGGTCTATCTGCCTGGCGGCCGACAGATGGTCGTCGATGCGAAGACCGTGTTGGCGGCCTATCTCGATGCCTACGAAGCGCAAGATGATTCGCAGCGGCAGGCGCACTTGCGTCGTCATGCGGATCAGGTCCGCACGAGAATGGACGCCCTCAGCGTCAAAGCGTACTGGGCGCAATTCAGGCAGGCGCCGGAATTTGTCGTGTTGTTTTTGCCCGGAGAGCAGTTTCTTGGTGCCGCCTTGGAGCAGGACCCCACCTTGATCGAGGATGGGTTTGCCCGCGGGGTGGTGGTGGCGACACCGGCCACGCTGATGGCCTTGTTGCGCGCGGTGGCCTATGGGTGGAAGCAAGCGCAATTGAGCGAACATGCTGAGCAGGCGGGCCGGCTGGGCAAGGAACTCTACGAACGGGTCTCGGTGCTGACGGACCATCTCAACGACATTGGGCAGGCCCTCAGGAATAGTGTGGGAGCCTATAACAAGGCGGTCGGATCGCTCGAATCCAGGGTCTTGCCCGCGGCTAGAAAATTCAAAGACCTCGGGATATCATCTGAGAAGGATGTTGCGTTACTGGAATCGGCCGACGTTGAACCGAGGAGCGTGTTGCCGCTGGTTGCGGAAGACATGAGGATGCGAGGATGATAGATCCCCAGGCAATGGTGGCCGAGTTCCACCGCAAGTTCGATATTCCGGTCGGAGACCGGCCGGCAATTCCGGACGAAGCTGTCCGGCAGTTGCGGGTGCGGCTCATCCAAGAGGAATTCGAAGAGTTGCAGGAGGCCATGGTTGCCAAGAATCTGCCGGCTGTGGCAAAGGAACTGGCCGATCTCCTGTATGTGGTGTACGGCACAGCCGTCTCCTATGGGTTGGACATGGATCCGGTCTTTCGCGAAGTTCATCGATCAAATTTGAGCAAAGTCGGCGGCTATAAGCGGGAGGACGGTAAGTGGGTGAAGCCCCCAACGTATTCGCCGGCGGACGTGGGTCCGTTGCTTGCCAATCAGTCGTCCAGTAACGTGACGCCAGCACCGCATGCTGCAGCAGGCGTACAGGAGCCAGAAGCCTAGTATGAAAGAGCTTCATTGTCCGGCCTGCGGCACCCCCTGTGTCAGGGTGATATCCGGAACGAGTCTCATGGAGAAGACGCTGAACCGGCTGTCCATTTTTCAGGTGCGGTGCCAGCTCTGCACTGCACGCTTTCAGGCGCGCAGGCCGGGGAACCGTGTGACGTCACAAGCGTTCGATCGTCGCGAGTATCGGCGCCTTCCGGCCAATTTTGCAGCCACGCTGATTCTCGACCAGCCGGCGGCCGGCGGCTTCATCACCGACATTTCCATGGGGGGCTGTGCCTTGCAGGCGACGACGATGCTTCCACGAGGAACGTTTGTGAAGTTCGTGTTGCATGCCCCAGAGGGCCAGCCGGATATTAAAGTGGACTCCGCGATGATTTGCTCGGTACAGCCGCAGTCGATCGGGGTGAAATTTTTAGAATTCGATCCCGAAGACAAGCAACGCATGGGGCAGTTGATGCTGGGACTGCTCGCTCACCAACAAGCTCCTCCTCGCATCAGCTCGCGTAGCTGATCGCGCTCTGGTCAACGTCAGAAGCGGTTTTCGCCGTGGAGCTTCCAACGGTGCAACCTTGATCGTCGTCAGGATCTGTGACGGTAGGTGACGAGGAGGTTGTCGAGGAGTCGAACTGCACCGACGCGGATCACTCCGAGCAGCACGGCGTGACGCTCGATGACCCGCAGCCGCTCAAGCGTCGTGGGGTGGCAGACTGCCAGATACTCTACCGTCGCCAGCGGCTCCCGGGCGACGGTGCGGGCCATCACACGTTGGATGGTGGCTCCTTCCCGTGTTCCTGCTCGAATGGCTGTCGCGCCGGCTTGCAGCGCGCGGTAGAGAACCGGTGCGGCCTGGCGCTGCTCCATGGTGAGGTACACGTTGCGTGAGCTGAGCGCCAACCCATCAGCTTCCCGCACGGTCGGGTGGATGATGATGCGCCCTGGCAGATGCAGATCTGCCACGAGTTGCCTGACTAAGGTCGCCTGTTGGTAGTCCTTTTGTCCGAACCACACCATGTCAGGCCGGACCAGCGACAAAAGCTTCGTGACGACCGTTGCAACGCCCTGAAAGTGGTGCGGTCGCGCCTCGCCTTCCCAACGCTGCGCGAGCGCCGGGACCGCCACGCTGGATTGAAAACCGTCTGGATACATGGCCGTTGTATCAGGGGCAAAGACGACATCCACCCCTTCCGTGCGACAAAGTGCCTGGTCGCGTCGCAGCTGGCGGGGATATTTTGACAGATCCTCCGTCGGACCGAATTGTGTCGGATTTACGAAAATGCTCACGCACACCGCATCACACGCCAATCGGGCCGCACGAATCAATGTTCGATGACCGTCATGCAGGGCGCCCATGGTCGGGACGAATCCGATGCTGACGCCTTCCCGATGCAGGTAGCGGCTCCAGCCGGCGATGGCCTTGGTGGTGCGGACCGTGTTCATCTCTGTGGCTCGGTTGTTGGGGGGGCACCACAGGTCGGCTGCGATCCATATCGAGAGTTCGGCTGGGGATCGAGCCGTCGAACCGCGGATGGATCGTCGAGTCGCGCCAATAGCTCGCGGAAGCTCTGGCCCAAGAGCGGATGCCGCCTGTCGGGGGCGAGCTCAACCAATGGAGCGAGAACGAATCGACGGAGATGAAGTCGAGGGTGCGGCACGGTCAAAGTCGGCTCGGTCAGCACGAGGTCGTCATACAGCAGGAGATCGAGATCGAGGGTCCGCGGACCCTTACGATGGTCCGGATCGCGCCCAAGTGCCCGCTCGATCTCGCGACAGACTTCCAGTAGGCTCCTGGGTGTAATATCGGTTTCGATTTGTGCGACGCCGTTCAGGAACCATTCCGGCCCCGGTGCCGCACCATCGTCGATCGGCTCGGTCTCGTACAACGATGAGACTGCATCAAGCCGTGAATGCGGCAACAGCCCGAGGAGGGTGACGGCCCGGTCGCAAAAATCCACGCGATTGCCGAGGTTGGAGCCGAAACCGATGAGCGCGGTGGCCATGGAAATCCGTTCGTCGTGAGTCGAGCGCAGGTGCGCTAAAAGCCGACTTTTTTGATCCGTTCCACCGCTTCTGCCAAGCGTTCCTTCGTGGTACACACCGTCATGCGGATGTATCCCTCGCCGGGTGCGCCGAACCCGTTGCCTGGGGTCGTGACAATCCCGGCCTTCTCCAGGAGATGAGCGGTGAACGACGCC from Nitrospira sp. includes:
- a CDS encoding uracil-DNA glycosylase; amino-acid sequence: MSTLPLLNADIVACTQCPRLVAYRGAVAQSKRRQFRDWTYWGKPIPGFGDPNARLYILGLAPAAHGGNRTGRVFTGDRSGDWLYEALHHFGFANQATSTHVGDGLALTDCYIGATVRCAPPANKPTPKEFIACRPFVVREVQLLKAVRVVVVLGKIAFDHYLKAGRELGHRLPTPLPKFGHGAIYNLPWDVTLISSYHPSQQNTFTGKLTRSMFHRIFSHARQTLSGTSNPN
- a CDS encoding lytic transglycosylase domain-containing protein; this translates as MRNNDWGLRACIVGVTILLGLAPLFAEVSGDSKTAVPSASKPHEDHPSPANDLPPIPSPAEAEIAPELEDRLVILPEIKREGERFFLSSFKLPDKLSFAGQSIPLDNWQVRERIEYEFYQFLEDQGESIILAKRTGRCFAPAEKQLAESGLPDDLKYMLLVESKCIAAAYSRAKASGPWQFINSTGRRYKLHNERWLDERRNLEMSTEAAIKYLRYLRDLYQGDWFLAMASYNAGEDRVRKLLKEQNVSDYWRMHGPRETMRYVARIIAAKEIYSQPEKYLGLTKKDLYPPLETETVTVTIKEAQRRLTSIAEEYGTYFLELKMLNPEFTKDYLPKGTYQVKVPRQTCPNRCFKQDKLP
- a CDS encoding glycerate kinase translates to MMQIGVRQPRAKAVLSRLCRAGLQAVDPYEAVCRQVRVRHDQLTIGSHQYSLARISRIVVVGAGKASARMAQALELRLGARINTGLVVVKYGHGAPTNTIRIVEAGHPIPDAAGLQAGRMMMDLVRTLTPDDLLIVLLSGGASSLLPAPVPGISLKDKQQTTKLLLRSGATIQEINAVRKHLSCIKGGQLAAATKARVASVLLSDVIGNDLGTIGSGPTAPDPTTFRDASEIVARYGVVRTIPASVRRYLAAGLKKDAPETPKPGATLFRRVDHILIGDNRAAVDAVDEAAKREGLRTLVLATSLTGEARELAKFFGAMAREIAGQGRPIRRPCCVIAGGEPTVTVRGQGTGGRAQEFALAAAAEIVGLKQIWVVGFATDGTDGPTTVAGAVVDGQTVAHAQRRKQSLARALRENDAHAFFHALRGHIVTGPTGTNVNDLYLLLAL
- the rmuC gene encoding DNA recombination protein RmuC produces the protein MIDLASTTFVVGAVAGLGVGALTAGWWVTVRMQSRTHELVLESRERAQRSDTLATTLHERVTQQVSELGQLRHELADAQVGRTRAETRVEAISRSLDEQKALFAQARQELHDSFEALSGQALKQNNEAFLKLARTSFETLQSEARGELSQRHQAIGELVKPLEESLQRYQEQLQQAELVRQREHGGLDQQLKFMAESHHRLQQETGNLVRALRAPAVRGRWGEMTLRRVAELAGMVMHCDFAEQDSVGSAEGLLRPDMVVYLPGGRQMVVDAKTVLAAYLDAYEAQDDSQRQAHLRRHADQVRTRMDALSVKAYWAQFRQAPEFVVLFLPGEQFLGAALEQDPTLIEDGFARGVVVATPATLMALLRAVAYGWKQAQLSEHAEQAGRLGKELYERVSVLTDHLNDIGQALRNSVGAYNKAVGSLESRVLPAARKFKDLGISSEKDVALLESADVEPRSVLPLVAEDMRMRG
- a CDS encoding nucleoside triphosphate pyrophosphohydrolase family protein, yielding MIDPQAMVAEFHRKFDIPVGDRPAIPDEAVRQLRVRLIQEEFEELQEAMVAKNLPAVAKELADLLYVVYGTAVSYGLDMDPVFREVHRSNLSKVGGYKREDGKWVKPPTYSPADVGPLLANQSSSNVTPAPHAAAGVQEPEA
- a CDS encoding PilZ domain-containing protein; the protein is MEKTLNRLSIFQVRCQLCTARFQARRPGNRVTSQAFDRREYRRLPANFAATLILDQPAAGGFITDISMGGCALQATTMLPRGTFVKFVLHAPEGQPDIKVDSAMICSVQPQSIGVKFLEFDPEDKQRMGQLMLGLLAHQQAPPRISSRS
- a CDS encoding pantoate--beta-alanine ligase; its protein translation is MNTVRTTKAIAGWSRYLHREGVSIGFVPTMGALHDGHRTLIRAARLACDAVCVSIFVNPTQFGPTEDLSKYPRQLRRDQALCRTEGVDVVFAPDTTAMYPDGFQSSVAVPALAQRWEGEARPHHFQGVATVVTKLLSLVRPDMVWFGQKDYQQATLVRQLVADLHLPGRIIIHPTVREADGLALSSRNVYLTMEQRQAAPVLYRALQAGATAIRAGTREGATIQRVMARTVAREPLATVEYLAVCHPTTLERLRVIERHAVLLGVIRVGAVRLLDNLLVTYRHRS
- the folK gene encoding 2-amino-4-hydroxy-6-hydroxymethyldihydropteridine diphosphokinase, with translation MATALIGFGSNLGNRVDFCDRAVTLLGLLPHSRLDAVSSLYETEPIDDGAAPGPEWFLNGVAQIETDITPRSLLEVCREIERALGRDPDHRKGPRTLDLDLLLYDDLVLTEPTLTVPHPRLHLRRFVLAPLVELAPDRRHPLLGQSFRELLARLDDPSAVRRLDPQPNSRYGSQPTCGAPPTTEPQR